The Engystomops pustulosus chromosome 2, aEngPut4.maternal, whole genome shotgun sequence genomic interval TTTTTGCGCCAGGTAGGGCCTCGAGTAGAAAAAAACACcgcacagccagcccccaatacatcaagagctTCTTTATGTATTGGGCTTTTCAGAAGGAGCTGCAACATAAATTACCCCCAATTTCTTTATGGTGATGAATTGCTTTAAGCAATATTTATCACATCCTTTCTAAACATATTTAATCACTTTTACATTATACAaatccaaaaaaagtaaaataattcaTAGAAGCTTGAAATGTTTAAAGACTATTTCTAATTACCTACCTGTAAGGGCCTAATATAAGTTGGGGACCATTACAAAATAGTGCATTCGGATCTGTCAAGCATTGAAATGGTATTATAATTTGTATTCCAGTAGCTAAATTTACACCTGAAGGACAAAGGAAACCAACTTGTCCAATCGAAGCTACAAAAACACCACTTGTAAGTAAGTTGGAATTCAGCAGGTTGGTTATATTaatatttgaaaaatcaagtcttcCTAAAgctgaaaaataagaaaaagaaaaaataaagaatgTCATTGTATACCAAAGGGAATCTACCAACATAGAAATCACCAACAAGTAAAAGAAACAGTATTGTTTAGGGTATTTCTTCCTTTTAGAAGTACCTTTCTGGTTCCCAGTGATTTGTCAATTTAGAGAGTTATTTATTTAGTTCCTACTACTGTTGTGTCAATTATTGTGTAAAGGGGTATACTGGGTGGCATTGGATAGTGTGTAAAAATGAAAATAGGTGAACCTGGTGAACAAAACCACATCATTGGTGcatacaatataaaaacagagttttttttctaaaatgtcagATTACTTGGGAACAGGAAACATACATCTGGAAAACTAACAGTTTTGAAGCAGTGGTCTTCATATAAATGCAGGAAGATTGTTAATGCCTCCTTTTTATGTGATCTCTCCTATTAACCCTATTGCACAGTATTTTTGCTGATGAACTAATGGGAGTATTGCTCAGGCCCTGCAATATGCTGCCCTATATAGCTGGGAAGAGTGCAAATAAGttctccaaggtgttaaatgaaaacaatacctccttttgctaccttgaaaggcagcccccttaactacgctgtactgaggagacccaatcaggtcgaaacagtgctgtctacagttgggagtctgttccttatggaatagatatactggtttggcttaatcccacatcatatttttagactttttgtaagtcatacttgatgttaagggggctgcctttcaaggtagcaaaaggaggtattgttttccatttaacaccttggagaacttatttgcattcttcccagaattccctagtggagcatctatggctttaagtctccacacgcctttaaggtggccttaattggcattgtctccttaaggagaacacctactgtctggcCCTATATAGCTGACAGATTCAGGTGACAGGTGAAGAAGTAAATCTATTTGAAAAGAACTTGGCCTAAGCAAGACTTTTGCTTCTATCTTATGTGGGGAGTCCTTTTGCACATCTTTGCATCAAAAGGATAGAAGGCTCAAAATCTTACTAGGTAGACAGGCATGTACATTCTATTCATTTGAACTGGAAAGTATATCTTCCTGGTGTGCAGGAACATAGTGGGTATTCATAGAACCTTAATGTATATTCAGGAACATGCCTGGAACCTTGATGACACCAAACTGAACTGCAATACTGCAAACCGACCACTCACTGTTACATAAGCAAAATCAAAATTCTAAAATATCTCATCTTTGGCATAAAGGGTAAAATATAGAACATACATTTACCTCCCTCAcatttgtttgaaaaaaaaatttgtccagcTAAATGTTTTCGTGTAAATGATGCAATAACATAAAATATTATGACAGACAATTAATTGTTAAGTTCCCTTACCATCTGGTGAAGCCACCAGGGTAATTACAATATCTGTTGATAAAGATTGTGGCTCGCGAGCAATGCAGCAGATGTAATTTTGAAATGTAATTGTTTGACCTGTTAAACCTCCAGGGAAATTGTTTCCAAAGGGAAGTAGAACACAGGCAGCTGAAATAAAGGAAAATGAGAGGTATTAGTGCGTGCACAAATAATTTAATGCATACCTTTTCATGgtatacatctgcaacatcccctggCAGGGCCtagtgatagcgaaccttttggagacagagtgcccaaactacaaccaaaacacacttatttaccgtgaagtgccaacatggcattttaagcagtagcttattgctacctgttcatccacatctttcaattgtatctcccccctgaggaaaccaatacaattgaaagaagaagggcaaattcagactctccttgtagcttctctccagggtctctctgtagaggaagaatggtgggtccagcaggatgacctccaaagatattgcagttctgtcaacaccttctcacttttcccgcagttcctaacagccaatgaaatgtcgctttataatagcactgaaagcagcatctctaaagttgcctgggacttggtcctatttggtgaactctgtcctggggtgatggtctgagtgcccacagaaatggctctgagtgccacctctggcacccgtgccataagttcgccaccactggcctagccttttcttatgggcctggaggcagcgggGTCcccgaataccggagtggctggctagtgcggccttgggcacgctgtggtgatgaggggcgtaacttgagggggtgcagaggttgcggtcgcacccgggcccaagaggtttagggggcccttatggtgtcactttcccatatgagaagactattactataaaccatacattgtaattgggggcctggcacagactttgcactggggcccatcagcttctagttacgcccctggtggtcATGGTTTATTTGTGTAGGGACTGGAGGGATGACATACAccctggtaggtctccagcagttggtgtgtgcaagaaatattgagggagaagctgatgcagtggtttctccctggggcaacctctgaggtgtctgtaggatgagtgcctgggtgatggatggggaagcccgtggtggtaagcagcctggatccagggatcagacggaggcaacgttgtgcaaatcaacttacagttctttattaaatggcaggcaatggccaaaaccatgaacagcagattctttaaaggggtattccgggaatatgaacgtctgacataaaaatccatgatgatataactaaatgaatataacaatactcaatgtcattagtcacaaaacggagcttaaatagtttgattttatgatttacaaagtttatggcctctctaaagtaggtggagttatcactaagatggccgccactggaaactacaagttccatgatcctttaattctcagtaactgctcctaccacttatgctctgctaacagtgatgatataacagactttcttgctctgttaccatagtaatgatgtgtaaatgCCATCACCACAACgctgtccatactggatgcactgcaaccaaccgactacagccaaacgtagtgctgatcacatgacctgcccaggcagctacaggacatgtgatgtggacatgtgaccagcagccatcttctgtcctgcaacggaccgcacagaggaaattaacggactgattaaagggccagtagcattttaattcttcattacagtctatgtcagcagcattttctgctaaggagagcaaacttttaaataacaactaattacatattagcttatattttgagtgtacatttgtatatgaattatgctgattcctggaatacccctttaaccccttaaggacgcagggtattttcactaatttctcgctctccatcttcaaaaatccataactttttcatttttccgtgtacagagctgtctgagggcttattttgtgcgtaacaaattttactttcccatgatgttatttattattccatgccatgtagtgggaagccgcaaaaaaattccaaatgtggaaaaattgaaaaaaactgcatgtgcgtcatgttcttgtgggctcagtttttacgactttcactctgcgctccaaataacacctctactttattctttgtttcggtgcaatcgcggtgataccaaatttatacaggttttattgcgttttaatatattttcaaaaattaaacgaatgtgtacaaaaaagaaaaaaaaaattttgccatcttctgacgcgaataactttttcatactttggcgcatggagctgtgtgaggtgtcattttttgcgaaatgagccaacgttctcattgctaccgttttgaggactgtgcaacattttgatcatttttaattacattttttatgtcatctaaaaaggtgtaaaagtcgcgttttggacatttgggcgccatttgccgttccggaggtcaccgccgtcaataaccgtttttatattttgatagatcgggcattttgggacgcggtgatacctaatgtgtctgtgatttttactatttattatattttatatctgttctagggaaaggggggtgatttgaacttttaatattttattatttttttacattttttaaactttttttttcttttttttcccactatttcttagaccctctagggtacattaaccctagatggtctgatcgctcctgccatatactgcaatactgctgtatcgcagtatatggcatttctgctcactatacattacaatgagccacaggctcattgtaatgcatatgcagaagccatgtatcctcgggtcaaacgaagacccgaggctaccatggcaaccgatcgccgccccccgatgacgttcgggggagcggcgatcggaggtaagatggcggcgcccatgcgcctccaaatttaaagtgccgccggcaactttgccggcggcaaagaaaaagttaacacccgcgatcggtgcaagcaccgaccgcgggtgatagcgatgggtctttgctgcgatatgcagcaaagcccatctctgtatgaagaaggctcagcccgtgagccttcttcatacaaccttcacagctccgtggcggatatatccgtcacggagcgtgaaggggttaagctgaaaaggtcatggagagttggtcctCAGGCAAGGTGCATGCAGCCTGATAATAGATGCAGGCTGTGCTGGTTCAGATGGAACTTAGCCCGTTTGGTGGAGCTGCAGTTCTCGGCTTAAGCCTCCTGACTTGCCCTGAATGCTAGACAATAGACCTGAGGCACTAGACGTTCCTGGGATTaaatggctgtggcagcactgaaggtgttctGCTCCCTCTGGCTTAACTCCCATGGTcatgtggtagcacctctccaatcaccttccagcttatgTTACAGAAACACCATTGGCTAATTACATTACacaattaactgttgccttaccaggcagtatcGACAGCTTCAATTACACAATATCCATTTCTGGAAACTttctagagaggtgatcaatctccctgacagctcctgatctggagaggttgctatttgcaactaccagcctgcctatgcattggcaggggtgttgcatattgaTAGGATTCATAGCCTTTGTGTGCCTTTCATTTGACCCAAAAGCACATGGACATTTTCCATGGATtcctttagggaaaaaaaaaaaactatttgttacCTTCCTTCGAATGCTAAAAGAAGAAGATATTCTAACCTTTTGGAGGTAACACTAGGTAGCAAAGGGTTTTCATTGGGTTCATACATAAAGAACAGGTCTAGTGTATAACAAATAGCTATTATTAATGTCACAATTTGTctttttatataacatatattcttgtacattttgCAAGTATATTATTATCGTCAAATTATTAATATCCAAAGTAAAAGGGTTTTATTAGTATGATTGGGGGaattatttacaggcagtcccctacttaagaacacccgacttacagacgacccctagttacaaacggacctctggatgttggtacttaattttactttagccccaggcgacaatgatcagctgtaacagtaatcagcggtgtctgtaatgaagctttattgctaatcctggtaatgataatccaacatttttaaaatgcaattgtcacagagacccaaaaaaatttgcagttacaattataaaatataccgttccaacttacatacaaattcaacttaagaacaaacctgtagaacctatcttgtatataacacagggactgcctgtaaagataAGGCCTAAGATTTATATCCTTGagagttttttgtaattttttagtgTTAGAACACATTATTACAATATATCCAACATACCAAaatacctttttttactatcatcATGCGAAAAAAGTAATTCATAcaatttacaattataaactctAATATTTAGTAGAAGATACCTTAATTCAAAAAAATATGTAgaatttataaaattatgcaattaGACACAAACAGAAAACTGTAAGTAAAAATAAGCAAAGAATCTAAAATGAACTTACTACTCTGGCCATTTACAGTGGGGACAGCAAAAGTTAAGAGTATTACAAGGTACCACATTGTTTCTTCCTCCTTCAGCGTTGCTCCCTTTTCGACTCTTGTACCTTTTCCTCAGTTAAATATGTATAATAGTATTGTTCCTATTCTGAGTAGATATAAACTCtcaaaatcaaataaaattttaattGCTACACATTCAGGTCAATCCTTTGCCCTCTGGAAATGGCAGCACAATTAAAATAACTTCATAAAACTAAATAGTGAACATGTCTGTACCAGTTGTACCTGTGTGATGCATAGTAAACTACCTAATTATTCTTTTACTACACACTTTAATGGAAATACCTATAGGTATAGGTATTTCAGACCTGTCTAGTTTCTTAGATACTCAACAACATTCATAAGTTAAATGGTATGCACTTGCTGGAGCAATTGTCCGCTGATGTACGTACATGACTATGTGCTGCCACATAGTCTTTTTGCACACAGCTGTGCCGTGTCCAAAATGCTTAATTTTCAAGAGATCACCCATAATTATGGACTTAAGTTTCATAAACTGTGGTCTTGTGTTCTATAGTATGTGTTTCACATTTGTatgactttaaaggaaatattccatttttgaaatttgtttTAAACAAGCAGGGGGTGCCTATGGAACAAAAATGTTATACTCACCTTTCTGCGGATCTCCTGGTTCTAGTGCTCCAATCTATGGGACAACTAGTCCATGCACATTATGCATTTGCCTGCCAGCCAGAGTGGTCAAATGTGTATGAGAATGTAATGTCATCACTTATCTTTTTTTACATCTTTCCCCTGACAATTATAAAGAGATTCTTTTACCATCCTTACCAACTGCAACTTTTGCATTCTTGTATAGGTATTGTTCTACTGATAGTATTCTAGTATAGATGAAACTTCTTTCTAGTGCCCACTGCTCATTATCAATGTCAGTAtttccagatttaaaggggtattcccatcaagaCATTTACCTTAAATTAAATTCATTTGACACATGTAAACctttcttcaactggatgttaattaaaaaaaaatgttcatgtgtaaaaagaatttctcataaatgtagtcatgttgtcccttagaaaccagatagcttcctcggatacgaccacatcacactctggcagcagtggccagacttgtgCTATAAAGTCCTgccagaccaccaggattcagcaatcattagcacagggtggctgtgcgacatgtagtaactctcggacattttatatacaataaccttttgtttctttgtgcactcaattcatcagaggtggccgtatccgaggaagctatcttgtttctaagggacaacatggctacatttatgtgaaattatcttcacacagcaacattttttttaataacatctaattgaagaaatgtttacatatggcagattaatgaaactgaatgtgagtgcccagatgagaataaccctttaagtcaggggtccccaaactttttacatagggtgcCGTTCACTGtgcccctcagaccgttggagggccggactaaagtttaaaaataaatatcagtacatatgaccgcatccataatacactgggcaccccctcaattaattatttaatatactgcacccccttgagaactattttaaatattggcccaattaatgaattgggacaattaattattacatatactgggacccctctccattaattattgaatatgcctcccccccattaattactagactacccctcataattaattatttcctacacccccaccattaattattccctatgctgcccccaccattatttcctatgctgccccccaccattaattatttcctatgctgccccccaccattaattatttcctatgctgccccccaccattaattatttcctatgctgcgccccaccattaattatttcctatgctgccctccaccattaattatttcctatgctgcgccccaccattaattatttcctatgctgccctccaccattaattatttcctatgctgcccctcataacaaattatttcctatactgtccctcataattaattatttcctataatgtccatcaccattatttcctatactgtccccc includes:
- the LOC140116598 gene encoding uncharacterized protein, producing the protein MWYLVILLTFAVPTVNGQSTACVLLPFGNNFPGGLTGQTITFQNYICCIAREPQSLSTDIVITLVASPDALGRLDFSNINITNLLNSNLLTSGVFVASIGQVGFLCPSGVNLATGIQIIIPFQCLTDPNALFCNGPQLILGPYSIQGVIIRNGEVFALTSPSSPIFLRNQTDYHSIDTGIKHHSASMIVITTILPILFALLMIMFSTLLFLKCCCCRVFAPKNCQQDS